A genomic segment from Klebsiella africana encodes:
- a CDS encoding DUF481 domain-containing protein, translating to MKLLKTVPAAVMLAGGLCASLGALADDSVFTVMDDPSAAKKPFEGVVNAGYLAQSGNTKNSSMTADSTLTWYGNTTAWSLWGNASNTSSNDERSSEKYAVGGRSRYNLTDMNYVFGQGSWLTDRYNGYQQRDVLTAGYGRQVLNGPVHSLRFEFGPGVRYDEYTDGDTDTQPLGYASGTWAWQMTDNAKFTQGVSVFGAEDTTVNSESALNVAINAHFALKVAYNVTWNSAPPSSAPEHTDRRTSLSLGYKM from the coding sequence ATGAAGCTTTTAAAGACAGTACCCGCAGCGGTTATGCTGGCGGGGGGGCTTTGTGCGTCTCTTGGCGCATTGGCCGATGATTCTGTATTTACCGTCATGGATGACCCTTCCGCTGCCAAAAAACCGTTCGAAGGGGTAGTTAACGCAGGCTACCTGGCGCAGTCCGGCAACACCAAGAACTCGTCGATGACGGCCGATTCCACCCTGACCTGGTATGGCAATACCACCGCCTGGTCGCTGTGGGGGAACGCCAGCAACACGTCGTCGAACGATGAGCGATCCTCAGAAAAATATGCTGTCGGCGGTCGTAGCCGCTATAACCTGACCGACATGAACTACGTTTTTGGGCAGGGGAGTTGGCTAACTGACCGCTACAATGGCTATCAGCAGCGTGATGTCCTGACGGCGGGCTATGGCCGTCAGGTCCTCAATGGTCCGGTGCACAGCCTGCGGTTTGAATTCGGTCCTGGCGTTCGCTATGACGAGTATACCGACGGGGATACCGACACCCAGCCGCTGGGGTACGCTTCTGGAACCTGGGCCTGGCAGATGACCGATAACGCGAAATTTACGCAAGGGGTATCCGTGTTTGGCGCCGAGGACACCACGGTTAACTCTGAGAGCGCATTAAACGTGGCGATTAATGCCCACTTCGCTTTGAAGGTTGCCTACAACGTCACCTGGAACTCCGCGCCGCCTTCGTCTGCGCCGGAGCATACCGACCGCCGGACCTCGCTGTCCCTCGGGTATAAAATGTAA
- a CDS encoding YdgH/BhsA/McbA family protein has protein sequence MKNSQITIAALALCVLSFGASAATPVPPSGNQDHTQVGIAKATDVEAGSNIAPGSRTTGQSMSDAFNVHTLVAGEWS, from the coding sequence ATGAAAAATAGTCAAATTACCATCGCAGCCCTGGCGCTGTGCGTGCTTTCTTTTGGCGCGTCAGCCGCCACGCCCGTTCCGCCGTCGGGTAACCAGGACCATACTCAGGTAGGCATCGCCAAAGCCACCGATGTTGAGGCTGGTTCGAATATTGCCCCCGGTTCCCGGACCACTGGACAATCCATGAGCGATGCCTTTAATGTGCATACGCTGGTGGCCGGCGAGTGGTCATAA
- a CDS encoding fructosamine kinase family protein: protein MWQAISTLLRDWHTEDAEIELKTELPGGEIHSAWHLRFGGKDYFVKGDERELLPIFTAEADQLELLSRSKTVRVPQVYAVGSDRDYSFVVMEYLPPRPLDAHNAFLLGQQLAHLHQWSDQPQFGLDFDNDLSTTPQPNAWQRRWSVFFAEQRIGWQLELAAEKGLHFGNIDTLVDVVQQRLANHQPQPSLLHGDLWSGNCALGPDGPYIFDPACYWGDRECDLAMLPMHPEQPPQIYDGYQSVSPLPSGFLDRQPIYQLYTLLNRAILFGGQHLVTAQQALDDVLMEKTR, encoded by the coding sequence ATGTGGCAAGCAATCAGTACTCTTTTACGCGATTGGCATACCGAAGACGCTGAAATCGAACTGAAAACCGAGCTACCCGGTGGAGAGATCCATTCCGCCTGGCATTTACGCTTCGGCGGGAAAGATTACTTCGTGAAAGGCGACGAACGGGAACTCCTGCCTATCTTCACCGCCGAGGCCGATCAGCTTGAGCTGCTGTCGCGCAGCAAAACCGTTCGCGTACCGCAGGTCTACGCCGTCGGCAGCGATCGTGACTACAGCTTTGTGGTCATGGAGTATCTCCCTCCCCGTCCACTGGATGCGCATAATGCTTTCCTGCTTGGCCAGCAGTTAGCCCACCTCCATCAGTGGAGCGATCAGCCGCAGTTCGGTCTGGATTTTGATAACGATCTTTCCACCACGCCACAGCCCAACGCCTGGCAGCGTCGCTGGTCAGTGTTCTTTGCCGAGCAGCGTATTGGCTGGCAGCTGGAGCTGGCGGCGGAGAAAGGTCTACACTTTGGCAATATCGATACCTTAGTCGATGTGGTACAGCAGCGGTTAGCCAACCATCAGCCGCAGCCTTCGTTGCTGCATGGGGACCTGTGGTCAGGTAACTGCGCTTTAGGTCCGGATGGCCCCTATATTTTCGATCCCGCTTGCTACTGGGGCGACCGTGAGTGCGATTTAGCCATGCTGCCGATGCACCCGGAGCAGCCCCCGCAGATCTACGACGGCTATCAGTCCGTCTCGCCACTGCCGTCAGGTTTTCTCGACCGCCAGCCGATCTATCAGCTCTATACGTTGCTGAACCGGGCGATTTTGTTCGGTGGCCAGCACCTGGTGACGGCCCAGCAGGCACTGGACGATGTATTGATGGAAAAAACGCGTTAG
- the pheM gene encoding pheST operon leader peptide PheM, protein MNAAIFRFFFYFST, encoded by the coding sequence ATGAATGCTGCTATTTTCCGCTTCTTTTTTTACTTTAGCACCTGA
- the tonB gene encoding TonB system transport protein TonB, which translates to MSAMTLDLPRRFPWPTLLSVAIHGAVVAGLLYTSVHQVIEQPSPTQPIEITMVAPADLEPPPAAQPVVEPVVEPEPEPEPEVVPEPPKEAPVVIHKPEPKPKPKPKPKPKPEKKVEQPKRDVKPAAEPRPASPFENNNTTPARTAPSTSTAAAKPTITAPSGPRAISRVQPTYPARAQALRIEGTVRVKFDVTPDGRIDNLQILSAQPANMFEREVKSAMRRWRYEQARPGTGVTMTIKFRLNGVEIN; encoded by the coding sequence ATGACCCTTGATTTACCTCGCCGCTTCCCGTGGCCAACGCTGCTGTCCGTGGCTATCCACGGTGCCGTTGTGGCGGGGCTGCTTTATACCTCGGTACATCAGGTTATTGAACAGCCTTCTCCGACGCAGCCGATAGAGATTACGATGGTGGCGCCGGCCGATCTTGAGCCGCCTCCGGCGGCGCAGCCTGTCGTGGAGCCCGTTGTTGAACCTGAACCTGAGCCGGAGCCAGAGGTAGTGCCTGAACCGCCGAAAGAGGCGCCGGTGGTGATCCATAAACCGGAACCTAAGCCGAAGCCCAAACCGAAACCCAAGCCAAAGCCAGAGAAAAAGGTTGAGCAGCCGAAGCGGGACGTGAAGCCGGCAGCGGAGCCGCGTCCGGCCTCGCCGTTTGAAAACAACAATACGACGCCGGCACGAACCGCGCCGAGCACCTCGACCGCAGCGGCCAAACCCACGATCACTGCCCCAAGCGGCCCGCGGGCGATCAGCCGTGTCCAGCCCACCTATCCGGCGCGCGCCCAGGCGCTGCGCATTGAAGGAACGGTGCGGGTGAAGTTTGACGTTACGCCTGATGGCCGCATTGATAATCTGCAGATCCTGTCTGCTCAGCCGGCGAATATGTTCGAGCGTGAAGTGAAAAGCGCGATGCGCAGATGGCGTTATGAGCAGGCAAGACCAGGAACCGGCGTGACGATGACCATCAAATTCCGTCTGAACGGCGTCGAGATTAACTGA
- the pheS gene encoding phenylalanine--tRNA ligase subunit alpha, whose product MSHLAELVASAKAAINEASDVAALDNVRVEYLGKKGHLTLQMTTLRELPPEERPAAGAVINEAKEQVQQALNARKAELEGAALNARLAAETIDVSLPGRRMENGGLHPVTRTIDRIESFFGELGFTVATGPEIEDDYHNFDALNIPGHHPARADHDTFWFDATRLLRTQTSGVQIRTMENQQPPIRIIAPGRVYRNDYDQTHTPMFHQMEGLIVDKNISFTNLKGTLHDFLNNFFEEDLQVRFRPSYFPFTEPSAEVDVMGKNGKWLEVLGCGMVHPNVLRNVGIDPEVYSGFAFGMGMERLTMLRYGVTDLRAFFENDLRFLKQFK is encoded by the coding sequence ATGTCACATCTCGCAGAGCTGGTTGCCAGTGCCAAGGCAGCCATTAACGAGGCATCAGATGTTGCTGCGCTGGACAACGTCCGCGTGGAATACCTGGGTAAAAAAGGGCATCTGACCCTGCAAATGACCACCCTGCGTGAGTTGCCGCCGGAAGAGCGTCCGGCAGCCGGTGCGGTCATCAACGAAGCGAAAGAGCAGGTGCAGCAGGCGTTGAACGCGCGTAAAGCTGAACTGGAAGGCGCGGCGCTGAATGCGCGTCTGGCCGCAGAGACCATTGACGTCTCGCTGCCGGGGCGCCGCATGGAAAATGGCGGCCTGCATCCGGTTACTCGCACTATTGATCGAATTGAAAGTTTCTTCGGTGAGCTCGGCTTTACCGTGGCGACGGGCCCGGAAATCGAAGATGATTACCATAACTTCGATGCGCTGAATATTCCGGGTCACCATCCGGCACGTGCTGACCACGACACTTTCTGGTTCGATGCCACTCGCCTGCTGCGCACCCAGACCTCTGGCGTGCAGATCCGCACCATGGAAAACCAGCAGCCGCCCATCCGCATTATCGCGCCCGGCCGTGTCTATCGTAACGACTACGATCAGACCCACACCCCGATGTTCCACCAGATGGAAGGCCTGATCGTTGATAAAAATATCAGCTTCACCAACCTGAAAGGGACGCTGCACGACTTCCTGAACAACTTCTTTGAAGAAGATCTGCAGGTCCGTTTCCGTCCGTCCTACTTCCCGTTCACTGAACCGTCTGCGGAAGTTGACGTGATGGGTAAAAACGGCAAATGGCTGGAAGTGCTGGGCTGCGGGATGGTGCATCCGAACGTGCTGCGCAATGTGGGTATCGATCCGGAAGTGTACTCCGGCTTCGCCTTCGGTATGGGTATGGAGCGTCTGACCATGCTGCGTTATGGCGTTACCGATCTGCGCGCGTTCTTCGAAAACGATCTGCGTTTCCTCAAACAGTTTAAATAA
- the rpmI gene encoding 50S ribosomal protein L35, which produces MPKIKTVRGAAKRFKKTGKGGFKHKHANLRHILTKKATKRKRHLRPKAMVSKGDLGLVIACLPYA; this is translated from the coding sequence ATGCCAAAAATTAAGACCGTACGCGGTGCTGCTAAGCGCTTCAAAAAAACCGGTAAAGGTGGTTTTAAGCACAAGCACGCTAACCTGCGTCACATTCTGACTAAAAAAGCTACCAAGCGTAAACGTCACCTGCGTCCGAAAGCCATGGTTTCCAAAGGCGATCTGGGCCTGGTTATCGCGTGCCTGCCGTACGCATAA
- the thrS gene encoding threonine--tRNA ligase, which translates to MPVITLPDGSQRHFDHAVSPMDVALDIGPGLAKATIAGRVNGELVDACDPIETDSTLSIITAKDEEGLEIIRHSCAHLLGHAIKQLWPNTKMAIGPVVDNGFYYDVDLDHTLTQEDIDALEKRMHELAEKNYDVIKKKVSWHEARETFVKRGETYKVSILDENIAHDDKPGLYHHEEYIDMCRGPHVPNMRFCHHFKLMKTAGAYWRGDSNNKMLQRIYGTAWADKKALNAYLQRLEEAAKRDHRKIGKQLDLYHMQEEAPGMVFWHNDGWTIFRELETFVRSKLKEYQYQEVKGPFMMDRVLWEKTGHWDNYKDAMFTTSSENREYCIKPMNCPGHVQIFNQGLKSYRDLPLRMAEFGSCHRNEPSGALHGLMRVRGFTQDDAHIFCTENQVRDEVNACIRMVYDMYSTFGFEKIVVKLSTRPEKRIGSDETWDRAEADLAVALEENNIPFEYQLGEGAFYGPKIEFTLYDCLDRAWQCGTVQLDFSLPQRLSASYVGENNERQVPVMIHRAILGSLERFIGILTEEFAGFFPTWIAPVQVVVMNITDSQAEYVNELTRKLQNAGIRVKADLRNEKIGFKIREHTLRRVPYMLVCGDKEVEAGKVAVRTRRGKDLGSMDVNEVIEKLQQEIRSRSLQQLEE; encoded by the coding sequence ATGCCTGTAATTACGCTTCCTGATGGCAGCCAACGCCATTTTGACCACGCTGTTAGCCCGATGGATGTTGCGCTGGATATTGGTCCAGGCCTGGCGAAAGCCACCATTGCCGGGCGGGTAAACGGTGAACTGGTAGATGCCTGCGATCCGATCGAAACCGATTCCACTCTCTCTATCATCACCGCGAAAGATGAAGAAGGGCTGGAGATCATTCGTCACTCCTGCGCGCATCTGTTAGGCCATGCCATTAAACAGCTGTGGCCCAACACCAAAATGGCTATCGGTCCGGTTGTCGATAATGGCTTCTACTATGACGTAGACCTCGACCACACCCTGACCCAGGAAGATATCGACGCGCTCGAAAAACGCATGCATGAGCTCGCCGAGAAAAACTACGACGTCATCAAGAAGAAAGTGAGCTGGCATGAAGCGCGTGAAACCTTCGTGAAACGCGGCGAAACCTATAAAGTTTCTATTCTTGATGAAAATATTGCCCATGATGACAAGCCTGGCCTGTATCATCATGAAGAATATATCGATATGTGCCGCGGTCCGCACGTACCGAACATGCGCTTCTGCCATCACTTTAAGCTGATGAAAACCGCCGGTGCTTACTGGCGCGGCGACAGCAACAATAAAATGTTGCAGCGTATCTACGGTACCGCGTGGGCAGATAAAAAAGCGCTGAATGCCTACCTGCAGCGTCTGGAAGAAGCCGCCAAGCGTGACCACCGTAAAATCGGTAAGCAGCTCGACCTGTATCACATGCAGGAAGAGGCGCCGGGGATGGTGTTCTGGCACAACGACGGCTGGACTATCTTCCGTGAACTGGAAACCTTTGTCCGTTCGAAACTGAAAGAGTATCAGTACCAGGAAGTCAAAGGTCCGTTCATGATGGACCGTGTGCTGTGGGAAAAAACCGGCCACTGGGACAACTACAAAGATGCGATGTTCACTACCTCTTCTGAGAACCGTGAATACTGCATCAAGCCGATGAACTGCCCGGGTCACGTGCAGATCTTCAACCAGGGGTTGAAATCCTACCGCGATCTGCCGCTGCGTATGGCGGAATTCGGTAGCTGCCATCGTAACGAACCGTCTGGCGCGCTGCATGGTCTGATGCGCGTTCGCGGCTTTACCCAGGATGATGCGCATATCTTCTGTACTGAAAATCAGGTTCGCGATGAAGTGAACGCCTGTATTCGTATGGTCTACGATATGTACAGCACCTTTGGCTTCGAGAAGATCGTCGTCAAACTGTCAACTCGCCCGGAAAAACGTATCGGTAGCGATGAGACCTGGGATCGCGCGGAAGCGGATCTGGCGGTGGCGCTGGAAGAAAATAATATCCCATTTGAATATCAACTGGGTGAAGGGGCGTTCTACGGCCCGAAAATTGAATTTACCCTGTATGACTGCCTCGATCGTGCATGGCAGTGCGGTACCGTACAGCTGGACTTCTCTCTGCCGCAGCGTTTAAGCGCCTCCTATGTGGGCGAAAACAACGAGCGTCAGGTGCCGGTCATGATTCACCGTGCGATTCTCGGTTCTCTGGAGCGCTTCATTGGCATCCTGACCGAAGAGTTCGCTGGCTTCTTCCCAACCTGGATTGCACCAGTGCAGGTAGTGGTCATGAATATTACCGATTCTCAGGCTGAATACGTTAACGAATTGACGCGTAAACTACAAAATGCGGGCATTCGTGTAAAAGCAGACTTGAGAAATGAGAAGATTGGCTTTAAAATCCGCGAGCACACTTTACGTCGTGTCCCGTATATGTTGGTCTGTGGCGACAAAGAAGTCGAAGCCGGCAAAGTGGCCGTGCGCACCCGTCGCGGGAAAGACCTCGGCAGCATGGACGTAAATGAAGTGATCGAGAAGCTGCAACAAGAGATTCGCAGCCGCAGTCTTCAACAACTGGAGGAATAA
- the pfkB gene encoding 6-phosphofructokinase II — translation MTKIYTLTLAPSLDSATQTPQIYPEGKLRCSAPVFEPGGGGINVARAVTFLGGKATAIFPIGGATGEHLAALLADEQVPVETVETRDWTRQNLHVHVAASGEQYRFVMPGAALTDDEFRRLEEKVLTIEPGSLLVVSGSLPPGISVENLMQLVKNAQQQGLRCIIDSSGDALAAALDVGNIELVKPNQKELSALVQRDLSQPDDVRLAAQSLIQSGKVRRVVVSLGPQGALGVDASGSVQVVPPPMKSQSTVGAGDSMVGAMTLRLAENAGLEDMVRFGVAAGSAATINQGTRLCSQANTQKIYDYLCGR, via the coding sequence ATGACCAAAATTTATACGTTAACGCTGGCCCCCTCGCTGGATAGCGCCACGCAGACCCCGCAAATCTACCCGGAAGGAAAACTCCGTTGCAGCGCCCCGGTATTTGAGCCTGGCGGCGGCGGGATCAACGTCGCCCGCGCAGTGACCTTTCTCGGCGGTAAAGCCACGGCCATTTTCCCGATTGGCGGCGCCACCGGCGAACATCTTGCCGCTCTGCTGGCCGATGAGCAGGTTCCGGTCGAGACCGTCGAAACCCGCGACTGGACGCGGCAAAACCTGCACGTCCACGTGGCGGCCAGCGGCGAACAGTATCGCTTCGTTATGCCCGGCGCGGCACTGACAGACGATGAATTCCGCCGTCTGGAAGAGAAGGTTCTGACTATCGAACCCGGCTCTCTGCTGGTGGTCAGCGGCAGCCTGCCGCCAGGTATTAGCGTCGAAAACCTGATGCAACTGGTGAAAAATGCGCAACAGCAGGGGCTGCGCTGCATCATTGACAGTTCCGGCGATGCGCTGGCCGCCGCGCTGGACGTCGGCAATATTGAGCTGGTGAAACCAAACCAGAAAGAGCTTAGCGCCCTCGTGCAGCGCGATCTCAGCCAACCCGATGACGTGCGTCTTGCGGCTCAGTCGCTGATCCAGTCCGGTAAAGTACGTCGGGTGGTGGTTTCACTCGGACCACAGGGGGCGTTGGGCGTGGACGCCAGCGGCAGCGTTCAGGTGGTACCGCCACCGATGAAAAGCCAGAGTACCGTCGGCGCTGGAGACAGCATGGTGGGCGCCATGACCCTGCGTCTAGCGGAAAATGCCGGACTGGAGGACATGGTACGCTTTGGCGTCGCCGCCGGTAGCGCCGCAACGATCAATCAAGGCACCCGCCTCTGCTCACAGGCCAATACGCAAAAAATCTACGATTATCTCTGCGGGCGTTGA
- the rplT gene encoding 50S ribosomal protein L20 produces MARVKRGVIARARHKKILKQAKGYYGARSRVYRVAFQAVIKAGQYAYRDRRQRKRQFRQLWIARINAAARQNGISYSKFINGLKKASVEIDRKILADIAVFDKVAFTALVEKAKAALA; encoded by the coding sequence ATGGCTCGCGTAAAACGTGGTGTAATTGCACGTGCACGTCACAAGAAAATTTTGAAACAAGCTAAAGGCTACTACGGTGCGCGTTCTCGCGTATACCGCGTTGCCTTCCAGGCTGTTATCAAAGCTGGTCAGTACGCTTACCGTGACCGTCGTCAACGTAAACGTCAGTTCCGTCAACTGTGGATTGCACGTATCAACGCAGCAGCACGTCAGAACGGTATTTCTTACAGCAAATTCATCAATGGCCTGAAAAAAGCCTCTGTTGAAATCGACCGTAAGATCCTGGCTGACATCGCCGTATTCGACAAAGTAGCGTTCACCGCTCTGGTCGAAAAAGCGAAAGCAGCTCTGGCATAA
- the infC gene encoding translation initiation factor IF-3 — translation MKGGKRVQTARPNRINGEIRAQEVRLTGLEGEQLGIVSLREAIEKAEEAGVDLVEISPNAEPPVCRIMDYGKFLYEKSKSSKEQKKKQKVIQVKEIKFRPGTDEGDYQVKLRSLIRFLEDGDKAKITLRFRGREMAHQQIGMEVLNRVKDDLVELAVVESFPTKIEGRQMIMVLAPKKKQ, via the coding sequence ATTAAAGGCGGAAAACGAGTTCAAACGGCACGTCCGAATCGTATCAATGGCGAGATTCGCGCCCAGGAAGTTCGCTTAACAGGTCTGGAAGGTGAGCAGCTGGGTATTGTGAGTCTGAGAGAAGCTATCGAAAAGGCTGAAGAGGCTGGAGTAGATTTAGTTGAAATCAGCCCTAACGCCGAGCCGCCAGTTTGTCGTATCATGGACTACGGCAAGTTCCTTTATGAAAAGAGTAAGTCTTCTAAGGAACAGAAGAAGAAGCAGAAAGTTATCCAGGTTAAGGAAATTAAATTCCGCCCTGGTACTGATGAAGGTGACTATCAGGTAAAACTCCGCAGCCTGATTCGCTTTCTCGAAGATGGCGATAAGGCCAAGATCACGCTGCGTTTCCGCGGTCGTGAGATGGCCCACCAGCAGATCGGTATGGAAGTGCTTAACCGCGTGAAAGACGATCTGGTTGAACTGGCAGTAGTCGAATCCTTCCCAACGAAGATCGAAGGCCGCCAGATGATCATGGTGCTCGCTCCTAAGAAGAAACAGTAA
- the pheT gene encoding phenylalanine--tRNA ligase subunit beta: protein MKFSELWLREWVNPAIDSEALSDQITMAGLEVDGVEPVAGSFNGVVVGEVVECGQHPNADKLRVTKVNVGGERLLDIVCGAPNCRQGLKVAVATIGAVLPGDFKIKAAKLRGEPSEGMLCSFSELGISDDHSGIIELPADAPIGTDIREYLKLDDNTIEISVTPNRADCLGIIGVARDVAVLNKAPLNAPEISPVAATIDDVLPIQVDAPQACPRYLGRVVKGINVKAPTPLWMKEKLRRCGIRSIDAVVDITNYVLLELGQPMHAFDRDRIEGGIVVRMAKEGETLVLLDGSEAKLDSDTLVIADHNKALAMGGIFGGEHSGVNGETQNVLLESAFFSPLAITGRARRHGLHTDASHRYERGVDPALQYKALERATRLLIDLCGGEAGPVIDVTSKENLPTRATITLRRSKLDRLIGHHIDDAQVTDILQRLGCEVTVGEGEWQAVAPSWRFDMEIEEDLVEEVARVYGYNNIPDEPVQAGLIMGTHREADLSLKRVKTLLNDKGYQEVITYSFVDPKVQQLIHAGEEALILPSPISSEMSAMRLSLWTGLLGTVVYNQNRQQNRVRIFESGLRFVPDTNAPLGIRQDVMLAGAICGNRYEEHWTLAKETVDFYDLKGDLEAVLDLTGKLADIEFRAEATTALHPGQSAAIYLKGERIGFIGVVHPELERKLDLNGRTLVFELEWNKLADRVVPQARDISRFPANRRDIAVLVAENVAAADVLAECKKVGVNQVVGVNLFDVYRGKGVAEGYKSLAISLILQDTSRTLEEEEIAATVARCVEALKERFQASLRD from the coding sequence ATGAAATTCAGTGAACTGTGGTTACGCGAATGGGTTAACCCGGCGATCGACAGCGAAGCGCTTTCCGATCAGATCACCATGGCGGGCCTCGAAGTAGATGGCGTTGAGCCGGTCGCCGGCAGCTTCAACGGCGTCGTTGTCGGGGAAGTGGTGGAGTGCGGTCAGCACCCGAACGCCGACAAACTGCGCGTCACCAAAGTCAACGTCGGCGGCGAACGCCTGCTGGACATCGTCTGCGGCGCGCCAAACTGCCGTCAGGGGCTAAAGGTCGCGGTAGCCACCATCGGCGCCGTACTGCCTGGCGATTTCAAAATCAAGGCTGCGAAGCTGCGCGGCGAGCCGTCTGAGGGGATGCTGTGCTCCTTCTCCGAGCTGGGTATTTCCGACGACCATAGCGGTATCATCGAGCTGCCGGCAGATGCGCCGATCGGCACCGATATTCGCGAATACCTGAAGCTTGATGATAACACTATCGAAATCAGCGTCACCCCGAACCGGGCCGACTGTCTGGGCATCATCGGCGTCGCGCGCGACGTGGCCGTGCTGAACAAAGCGCCGCTGAACGCGCCGGAAATCTCTCCGGTTGCCGCCACCATTGACGACGTGCTGCCGATTCAGGTTGACGCCCCGCAGGCGTGCCCGCGCTATCTGGGCCGGGTGGTGAAAGGCATCAACGTCAAAGCACCGACGCCGCTGTGGATGAAAGAGAAACTGCGCCGCTGCGGGATCCGCTCCATCGACGCAGTGGTTGATATCACCAACTATGTGCTGCTTGAGCTGGGCCAGCCGATGCACGCCTTTGACCGCGACCGTATCGAAGGCGGGATCGTGGTGCGCATGGCGAAAGAGGGGGAAACCCTGGTCCTGCTCGATGGCTCTGAAGCTAAGCTCGACAGCGACACTCTGGTTATTGCTGACCATAACAAAGCGCTGGCGATGGGCGGGATCTTCGGCGGGGAACACTCCGGTGTGAACGGTGAAACACAAAATGTGCTGCTGGAATCCGCCTTTTTCAGCCCGCTGGCCATTACCGGTCGCGCGCGCCGTCACGGCCTGCACACCGATGCCTCGCATCGCTATGAACGCGGCGTCGATCCGGCCCTGCAGTATAAAGCGCTGGAGCGTGCCACTCGTCTGCTGATCGACCTCTGTGGCGGTGAAGCCGGCCCGGTCATTGACGTTACCAGCAAAGAGAATCTGCCAACCCGCGCCACCATTACGCTGCGTCGCAGCAAGCTGGATCGCCTGATTGGCCATCACATCGACGACGCGCAGGTTACTGACATTTTGCAGCGTCTCGGCTGTGAAGTGACGGTTGGCGAAGGCGAATGGCAGGCTGTCGCGCCGAGCTGGCGTTTCGACATGGAGATCGAAGAAGATCTGGTCGAAGAAGTGGCTCGCGTCTACGGCTACAACAACATTCCCGATGAGCCGGTGCAGGCGGGGCTGATCATGGGCACCCACCGGGAAGCGGACCTGTCGCTGAAGCGCGTGAAAACGCTGCTGAATGACAAAGGCTATCAGGAAGTGATCACCTACAGCTTCGTCGACCCGAAAGTCCAGCAGCTGATCCACGCCGGGGAAGAGGCGCTGATCCTGCCAAGCCCAATCTCCAGCGAAATGTCGGCGATGCGCCTGTCGCTGTGGACCGGCCTGCTGGGAACTGTGGTCTACAACCAGAACCGTCAGCAGAACCGGGTGCGCATCTTTGAGAGCGGCCTGCGCTTTGTGCCGGATACCAATGCGCCGCTGGGCATTCGTCAGGATGTGATGCTGGCCGGGGCGATCTGCGGCAACCGCTACGAAGAGCACTGGACACTGGCGAAAGAGACGGTCGATTTCTATGATCTGAAAGGCGATCTGGAAGCCGTTCTGGATTTAACCGGTAAATTAGCCGACATCGAATTCCGTGCTGAAGCGACCACCGCGTTGCATCCGGGACAATCCGCAGCGATTTATCTTAAAGGTGAACGCATTGGTTTCATTGGGGTTGTTCATCCTGAGCTGGAACGTAAACTGGATCTGAACGGTCGCACTCTGGTGTTCGAACTGGAGTGGAACAAGCTCGCAGACCGCGTGGTGCCTCAGGCGCGCGATATTTCCCGCTTCCCGGCGAACCGTCGCGACATCGCGGTGCTGGTCGCGGAAAACGTGGCTGCCGCCGATGTTTTAGCCGAATGTAAGAAAGTTGGCGTAAATCAGGTAGTTGGCGTAAACTTATTTGACGTGTACCGTGGTAAGGGTGTGGCGGAAGGGTATAAGAGCCTTGCGATTAGCCTGATCCTGCAGGATACCAGCCGTACACTCGAAGAAGAGGAGATTGCCGCTACCGTTGCCAGATGTGTAGAGGCATTAAAAGAGCGATTCCAGGCATCATTGAGGGATTGA
- the ghoS gene encoding type V toxin-antitoxin system endoribonuclease antitoxin GhoS, with protein sequence MSNEITAWVVSVTFHEQALTEINEVSNHFTRAGFVLTLNDEEGTPHELGTNTFGLLSAQDANDVEALSAGLAEAALGRPAEITVSTFAEWLKAQ encoded by the coding sequence ATGAGTAATGAGATTACCGCCTGGGTGGTCAGTGTGACCTTCCACGAACAGGCGCTGACGGAGATCAATGAGGTCAGCAACCATTTTACCCGCGCCGGCTTCGTACTGACCCTCAATGATGAAGAGGGCACTCCCCATGAGCTGGGCACCAATACCTTTGGCCTGCTTAGCGCCCAGGATGCAAATGACGTAGAGGCCCTCAGCGCCGGCCTGGCGGAAGCAGCCCTTGGCCGCCCGGCAGAGATCACCGTCAGCACATTCGCCGAGTGGTTAAAAGCTCAATAA